The window TTCATCCAACAGGGGGTTCGCCGGATTCCCGTCCAATACGCCAAGCGCGTCGTCGGTCGTCGGATGTACGGCGGACAATCGACCCACATCCCGCTGAAGGTGAACGCCGCCGGCGTGATTCCGGTGATTTTCGCCCTTTCGCTGCTGATCTTTCCCACGACGATCGCCAGCTTCTGGCCCAACAACCCCGTCTCCCAGTGGATCATGGCGAATTTCACTTATACGAAACCGCTGGGGATGGCGCTGTATGTTCTTCTGATCATCGGGTTTACCTATTTTTACACCTTCGTCCAGATCAACCCGGTGCAGCTGGCGGACCAGATGAAGAAAAACGGCGGATTCGTCCCGGGAATTCGTCCGGGGAGGAACACCACGGTCTATCTGACCAAGGTGATCAACCGGATCACTCTGACCGGAGCCCTGTTCCTGGCTGCGATCTCGATTCTGCCCGTCTTCTTCACGGGTCTCGCGGGGCTTCCCCAGACGGTGCAGATCGGGGGGACCTCCCTCTTGATTGTGGTCGGGGTGGCCCTGGAGACGATGAAGAACATCGAGAGCCAGCTGATCAAACGCCACTACAAGGGCTTCATCAAATAGACGGACGTGGGAGATCCTGTCCGGGAGCGCTTTGCGCGAACACGTTGTCGCAAGCGGCGTGAAGCGGTCGCATCCAACCTCCGTGGGCGGGGGAAACAAACCGGGAGGGAAGGCTTTTGAATATTGTTTTGATGGGATTGCCCGGAGCCGGAAAGGGAACCCAGGCGGAGCGAATCATCGAAGAACTGAAGATCCCGCACATTTCCACCGGAGACATGTTTCGTCAAGCGGTGAAGGAGGGGACTCCCCTCGGCCTGGAGGCAAAAAAGTACATGGATCAGGGGCAGCTTGTCCCCGACCGGGTGACGATCGGTATCGTCCGGGAACGGCTTGGCAAAGATGATTGTGCCGACGGTTTTCTGCTGGACGGTTTTCCTCGCACCGTTCCCCAGGCGGAGGCTCTGGATGAAGTGCTCGCCGAAATGGGGAAGTCCCTGGACCATGTGCTCTACATCGAAGTCGGTGAGGAGGAACTGATCCGACGGTTGACCGGCCGGCGCATCTGCCGGGAATGCGGGGCCACCTACCATCTCGTGTTTGCCCCGCCCAAACGGGATGGGGTTTGCGACCGTTGCGGAGGGTCTCTTTACCAGCGGGATGACGACCGGGAAGAAACGGTGGCCAAGCGGCTTGAGGTCAACATGGAGCAGACGGGGCACCTGCTCTCGTATTATGAAAGGAAGGGGAACCTGCGCCGGATCGACGGGGAGCAGCCGATCGAGCAGGTCACCCGTTCCATTTTGTCGCGGATTCGAGGGGAAAACGGATGATCGTGCTCAAATCCGCCAAGGAATTGGAGCGCATGCGAAAAGCGGGATGGATTGTCCGGGCGGCGCACCGGGAAGTCCAAAAGGCGATTCGCCCCGGCGTCACCACGAAAGAGCTGGACCGGATCGCCGACCGGGTGATTCGTAAGCACGGAGCGGTTCCTTCCTTCAAGGGATACAACGGCTTTCCCGGGAGCATCTGCACCTCGATCAACGACGAATTGGTTCACGGCATTCCGGGGACGCGCGTGCTCCGCGAGGGGGACATCATCAGCATCGACATCGGTGCCCAGTACGAGGGTTACCACGGGGACTCGGCGTGGACCTATCCCGTCGGGCGCATCTCTGAAACGGCGCAAAAGCTTCTCCGGGTGACCGAGGAGTCCCTTTACCGCGGGCTGGCCAAGGCGGTTCCCGGCGCCCGGATCGGGGACATCTCCCACGCGATCCAAAGCTACGTGGAAGCGGAGGGTTTCTCGATCGTACGGGAGTATGTCGGCCACGGCATCGGTCGCGAGTTGCACGAGGAGCCCAGTGTTCCCAACTTCGGCTCTCCGGGGCGAGGTCCCCGGTTGAAGCCGGGGATGACCCTGGCCGTCGAGCCGATGGTCAACGAGGGAAGCCGGTATGTGCGCACACTGAATGACAACTGGACCGTCGTCACCGTCGATGGTTCCCTTTGCGCCCACTTCGAGCATACGATCGCCATAACCGAAGAGGGCCACGAAATCTTGACTTCCTGGGATGCGGGAGAAGGGTGATGGGTGTGACGGATTCCGAGGGTCTGCCCCGCCTGGGCCAGATTGTTCGGATTCTCAGAGGCCGGGAGGCGGGCAATTTCGCAATCGTCATCGGTGTGGAAAAGCCCCGGTTTGTCTGGTTGGCTGACGGGAGTGCGCGAAAGGCCGACAAACCCAAGAAGAAGAACGTGAAACACGTCCAGCCGACGAACTGCGTCGCCGGGGAAGTGGTCGAAGCCCTGGAAAAAACCGGTCGCGTCCCCAATTCGAAACTGAGGTACGCCTTAAACCAGTACCTGCTCCATCACGGAAACGACGAGGAGAAAGGAGGGTGAGTCGATGCCGAAAGATGATGTGATCGAGGTGGAAGGCAGGGTGATTGAACCGCTGCCCAATGCCATGTTCCGGGTCGAACTGGAAAACGGTCACAAGGTACTCGCCCATGTTTCCGGCAAAATTCGCATGCATTTCATCCGGATTCTGCCCGGTGACAAGGTGACGGTGGAACTTTCCCCGTACGACCTGACCCGCGGCCGGATCACCTATCGCTATAAGTGATGGGAATGTGACGTCGTCGGGATGGGGCTTGGTTATAAGGAGGGATTCAAATGAAAGTACGGCCGTCGGTGAAGCCGATCTGCGAGAAGTGCAAAGTGATTCGTCGGAAAGGCACGGTCATGGTGATCTGCGAAAATCCGAAACACAAGCAAAAACAGGGATAAGACGGGAGGGAACAGGATGGCACGGATTGCGGGCGTTGACCTTCCGCGCGACAAGCGGGTGGAAGTGGCCCTGACCTACATTTACGGAATCGGCCGCTCCCGGTCCAAACAAATCCTCCAGGAAACGGGGATCAATCCGGACACCCGGGTGCGGGATCTGACGGAAGATGAAGTGACCAAACTGCGCAGCTACATCGACAAGAACCTGGTCGTCGAGGGGGATCTCCGCCGCGAGGTGGCCCTCAACATCAAACGGCTGATCGAGATCGGGTGCTATCGCGGCATTCGCCATCGCCGCGGACTGCCGGTGCGGGGGCAGCGTACGAAGACCAATGCCCGTACGCGCAAAGGACCGCGTCGGACGGTGGCCAACAAGAAGAAATGACGTGAGGAGGGAGAAGGATGGCCAAACGGAAAACGACGACACAGCGCGTGAAACGTCGTGCGCGCAAAAACGTGGAAAGCGGAGTCGCCCACATTCGCTCCACCTTCAACAACACCATCGTCACCATCACCGATCCCCGCGGCAACACCATCGCCTGGGCCAGCGCGGGTACGATGGGCTTCAAGGGTTCCCGGAAGAGCACGCCCTACGCCGCCCAGATGGCTGCGGAGTCGGCGGCCAAACAAGCGATGGAAAACGGGATGAAGTCGGTGGAGGTGCTGGTCAAAGGACCGGGCGCCGGTCGGGAGGCGGCAATCCGCTCCTTGCAGGCTGCCGGATTGGACGTCAACCTGATCAAAGACGTGACGCCCATTCCCCACAACGGTTGTCGTCCGCCAAAGCGGCGCCGCGTCTGACCCACTTTCGTGCGCGGCCCGGTTTTGGTTTAAATCTCCAGTTTTACGACTATACTGGATAGGACGAAGGTGGTGTCCTGTTGGCGAAATCGCGCCGGAACGCACGTTCTGAAGGAGGGTTCGATTCCGTATGATTGAAATTGAAAAGCCGAAAATTGAGGCGGTTGAAATCAGTGACGACAACCGGTATGGGAAGTTTGTCGTGGAACCCTTGGAACGCGGTTACGGCACCACCCTGGGCAATTCCCTGCGCCGCATCCTCCTGTCTTCACTTCCCGGCGCAGCCGTTAATTCCATCCAGATCGACGGGGTGCTGCACGAATTTTCCACGATTCCCGGCGTGGTGGAGGATACCACGGAGATCATCCTCAACCTGAAGCAGCTCGCCCTCAAGATTCATTCCGATGAGGAAAAAGTGTTGGAAATCGACGTTGAGGGGGCAGGGGAAGTTACCGCCGGAGACATTCGTGCAGACAGCGACGTGGAGATCTTGAACCCTGACCTTCACATCGCAACCCTGGCCGAGGATGGCCGGCTGCATATTCGCATGACGGCCAATCGCGGACGGGGATACGTTCCGGCTGAACGAAACAAGCGGGAGGATCAGCCGATCGGGGTGATTCCGATCGATTCCATATATACGCCCATCGAACGGGTCAACTACCGCGTGGAAAACACGCGGGTCGGTCAGGTGACCAACTACGACAAACTGATGCTGGAGGTCTGGACCAACGGCAGCCTGGGGCCGGATGAGGCCGTAAGCCTTGGCGCCAAGATCCTGACGGAACATTTGATGCTGTTCGTCGGATTGAACAGTGAGGCCCAGGAAGCGGAGATCATGGTCGAAAAAGAAGAGGACCAAAAAGAAAAAGTAATGGAAATGACCATCGAGGAATTGGATCTCTCCGTTCGGTCTTACAACTGCCTCAAGCGTGCGGGTATCAACACGGTCCAGGAGCTGATTCAAAAGACGGAAGAAGATATGATGAAAGTGCGTAACCTGGGGCGCAAGTCCCTGGAGGAAGTGCAGGAGAAACTGTCCGAACTGGGACTCTCCCTGCGCAAAGAGGAATAAAGTTGGGGGAGGGAAGGATCCATGGCATATGCGAAATTGGGTCGCGATTCGGCGGCACGAAAAGCGCTGTTTCGTGATCTGGTGACGGACCTCATTTTGAACGAACGAATTCAGACCACGGAGGCAAAGGCCAAGGAAGTTCGTTCCATCGCCGAGAAAATGATCACGTTGGCCAAGCGCGGTGACCTCCACGCCCGCCGGCAAGCGGCCGCCTTTGTGCGGAAGAACCGCTCCTACACCGAAAAGGACGGGGAGGAGACGGTGCATCACAAAGTGGATGCGGTGAAGAAGCTGTTTGATGAGATCGCTCCCCGCTATGCGGAGCGCCAGGGAGGATACACCCGGATCATCAAGATTGGACCGCGCCGAGGCGACGGTGCGCCGATGGTGTACCTGGAATTGGTCAAATGATTGAACCGGGGAAAAGGGAGAGGGAGGGATCGCGCGCACGGTCCCCAAATCTGCCCTTTTTTCTTTTTTGGGAGGGAGGGCGGTGGCCCCGCTGATTGAAGTGCAGGGGGTCTGGTTTGACTTCCGCCCGGAAGAACGAGCGCGAACGGACTGGGTTCTCCGGAATGTGGACTGGACCATCGACCCCGGGGAGTATGTGGCCTTGATCGGACCCAACGGTTCCGGAAAGTCCACCCTGGCCCGCATGCTGAACGGACTGCTGGTCCCGACAGAGGGGAGGGTGAGGGTGAAGGGGATTCCGACCGACGCCCCCGAGAAGTTGTGGACGGTCAGGCAAGCCGTGGGCATGGTGTTTCAGAATCCGGAGAACCAGCACGTCGCTCCCACGGTTCGGGAGGATGTCGCCTTCGGATTGGAAAACCTCGGCTTGTCCCGGGAGGAGATGCTCCGGCGCATCGAAGAGGCCCTGGAGGCGGTGGGCCTGCGCGGGATGGAAGAGCGTCTTGTCCATCAGCTGTCCGGGGGGCAAAAGCAGCTCTTGGCCATCGCCGGGGTGATCGCGATGCGGCCGGAGGCGATCGTCCTGGATGAATCCACCTCCATGCTGGATCCGGCGGCCAGATACCGGGTGCTCGAAGTGGTTCAGCGGCTGAACAAAAGCGGGATCGCGCTGATTCACATCACCCATTCGGCCGAAGAAGCGGCCCGGGCCGGGCGGGTGACCGTGTTGGATCGCGGGCGCATCGTGCTGGACGGTCCGCCGGAGGAGATCTTCCTCCGGGATGAGGAGCTTCGGCACCTCGGCCTGGAAGTGCCGGTCCTCGCCGAGCTCACCGGCCGCCTCCGCCGGCGGGGGTGGCCCCTGTCGGAAACGCTGGACCCGGAGAGATGGGTGGAGGAGATATGGAGATTGTTGTCGAGGGACTGAGCGTCAGCTACCAAAGGGGAACCCCCATGGAGCGGGATGCCCTTTCCGATCTCTCTCTGACCATTCCCGCAGGAGCCTTCGCGGGGGTGGTCGGCTCGACGGGATCGGGCAAGTCCACCTTGATCCGGGTGCTCGGGGGGCTTCTCCTGCCAACCCGGGGCAGGGTCCGCATCGGAAGCGTCCTGATCACCCCCGAGCGTCAACCTCCGGCCTCCTTTGCGGGCCAGGTCGGCGTGGTGTTCCAGTTTCCCGAACACCAACTCTTCGCCGAGACGGTGGCCGAGGATATCGCCTACGGTCCGCGCAATCTGGGACTTGCGAAAGAGGAGGCGGCGGCCCGGGTCCGAAGGGCGATGGAGTGGGTCGGTCTGCCTCCGGAAGTGGCGGACCGCTCCCCCTTCCGGCTGAGCGGCGGAGAGATGCGCCGTGCGGCCATCGCCGGGGTGTTGGCGATGGAACCGCGGCTTCTTCTGTTGGACGAGCCCACCGCCGGTCTGGATCCGGCGGGCCGCCGCGAGCTGATGGAGCGCATCCATCTCCTCCACCGGGAGCGCGGGATGGGGGTGGTCCTCGTTTCCCA is drawn from Planifilum fimeticola and contains these coding sequences:
- a CDS encoding adenylate kinase, yielding MNIVLMGLPGAGKGTQAERIIEELKIPHISTGDMFRQAVKEGTPLGLEAKKYMDQGQLVPDRVTIGIVRERLGKDDCADGFLLDGFPRTVPQAEALDEVLAEMGKSLDHVLYIEVGEEELIRRLTGRRICRECGATYHLVFAPPKRDGVCDRCGGSLYQRDDDREETVAKRLEVNMEQTGHLLSYYERKGNLRRIDGEQPIEQVTRSILSRIRGENG
- the map gene encoding type I methionyl aminopeptidase is translated as MIVLKSAKELERMRKAGWIVRAAHREVQKAIRPGVTTKELDRIADRVIRKHGAVPSFKGYNGFPGSICTSINDELVHGIPGTRVLREGDIISIDIGAQYEGYHGDSAWTYPVGRISETAQKLLRVTEESLYRGLAKAVPGARIGDISHAIQSYVEAEGFSIVREYVGHGIGRELHEEPSVPNFGSPGRGPRLKPGMTLAVEPMVNEGSRYVRTLNDNWTVVTVDGSLCAHFEHTIAITEEGHEILTSWDAGEG
- a CDS encoding KOW domain-containing RNA-binding protein translates to MGVTDSEGLPRLGQIVRILRGREAGNFAIVIGVEKPRFVWLADGSARKADKPKKKNVKHVQPTNCVAGEVVEALEKTGRVPNSKLRYALNQYLLHHGNDEEKGG
- the infA gene encoding translation initiation factor IF-1 codes for the protein MPKDDVIEVEGRVIEPLPNAMFRVELENGHKVLAHVSGKIRMHFIRILPGDKVTVELSPYDLTRGRITYRYK
- the rpmJ gene encoding 50S ribosomal protein L36, with protein sequence MKVRPSVKPICEKCKVIRRKGTVMVICENPKHKQKQG
- the rpsM gene encoding 30S ribosomal protein S13, with the protein product MARIAGVDLPRDKRVEVALTYIYGIGRSRSKQILQETGINPDTRVRDLTEDEVTKLRSYIDKNLVVEGDLRREVALNIKRLIEIGCYRGIRHRRGLPVRGQRTKTNARTRKGPRRTVANKKK
- the rpsK gene encoding 30S ribosomal protein S11; translation: MAKRKTTTQRVKRRARKNVESGVAHIRSTFNNTIVTITDPRGNTIAWASAGTMGFKGSRKSTPYAAQMAAESAAKQAMENGMKSVEVLVKGPGAGREAAIRSLQAAGLDVNLIKDVTPIPHNGCRPPKRRRV
- a CDS encoding DNA-directed RNA polymerase subunit alpha, which codes for MIEIEKPKIEAVEISDDNRYGKFVVEPLERGYGTTLGNSLRRILLSSLPGAAVNSIQIDGVLHEFSTIPGVVEDTTEIILNLKQLALKIHSDEEKVLEIDVEGAGEVTAGDIRADSDVEILNPDLHIATLAEDGRLHIRMTANRGRGYVPAERNKREDQPIGVIPIDSIYTPIERVNYRVENTRVGQVTNYDKLMLEVWTNGSLGPDEAVSLGAKILTEHLMLFVGLNSEAQEAEIMVEKEEDQKEKVMEMTIEELDLSVRSYNCLKRAGINTVQELIQKTEEDMMKVRNLGRKSLEEVQEKLSELGLSLRKEE
- the rplQ gene encoding 50S ribosomal protein L17 — its product is MAYAKLGRDSAARKALFRDLVTDLILNERIQTTEAKAKEVRSIAEKMITLAKRGDLHARRQAAAFVRKNRSYTEKDGEETVHHKVDAVKKLFDEIAPRYAERQGGYTRIIKIGPRRGDGAPMVYLELVK
- a CDS encoding energy-coupling factor transporter ATPase, whose protein sequence is MAPLIEVQGVWFDFRPEERARTDWVLRNVDWTIDPGEYVALIGPNGSGKSTLARMLNGLLVPTEGRVRVKGIPTDAPEKLWTVRQAVGMVFQNPENQHVAPTVREDVAFGLENLGLSREEMLRRIEEALEAVGLRGMEERLVHQLSGGQKQLLAIAGVIAMRPEAIVLDESTSMLDPAARYRVLEVVQRLNKSGIALIHITHSAEEAARAGRVTVLDRGRIVLDGPPEEIFLRDEELRHLGLEVPVLAELTGRLRRRGWPLSETLDPERWVEEIWRLLSRD
- a CDS encoding energy-coupling factor transporter ATPase; translation: MEIVVEGLSVSYQRGTPMERDALSDLSLTIPAGAFAGVVGSTGSGKSTLIRVLGGLLLPTRGRVRIGSVLITPERQPPASFAGQVGVVFQFPEHQLFAETVAEDIAYGPRNLGLAKEEAAARVRRAMEWVGLPPEVADRSPFRLSGGEMRRAAIAGVLAMEPRLLLLDEPTAGLDPAGRRELMERIHLLHRERGMGVVLVSHDMDEVARHADHLFVLSQGRCVFSGPPSQLFAQRERLLQWGLNLPETVRLIRRLNRRLDPPLPLDFSVDALEEELIRRLRSAKPDRGSVPAAREDGGAV